In Planctomycetia bacterium, one DNA window encodes the following:
- a CDS encoding recombinase family protein, which produces MERKVPAAGYLRKSTSGVASNGRERQEKSISQQRTEIESLAQENGYKIVRWYADPGKSGWKRGAARPEFSQMLADAASKKDIEAIVVDNMDRFSRASVAEVQGDALALKQAGVLVIVSAAQGTFHLGGAGNDIGEIIKFVVSVWSANDFCRQLSRRVSLSRRNRAMEGKRSGGIAPYGMENDGCGGIRPGNASDVAIVRRIFDEFGNRFRSMNAIASDLNREKTPGRRGGKWHVASIKELLSRRAYVGDFQYNRRKSGQFFILDSKGDIVDASNRPSDSPPWKETDNGTISHLNHYEALVDRELFERVQSRFASFMMKGSRRPRDGGYPLSGVLICDHCGKPMYGCQPTGRPHRVYRCSTPAKTGVGTCGTYEIREERILPTVLKLLGEEIRELERFYVQPPDELVFASDRRKASKAAAEQTRVQLLARIGRAEESLLDCSDRRTRQSLDGRITTMRDELEALEASVASLPQPSAFNRAEFEALSAWWSDFIKRALRMPVSHCLPEVVATFQVEPGDELPPELLVEPRVVNEVLHSLGAEVRLRWHTETVTMRNGKTRNRHRLHRGRMRLGRKKSVTFYRARPAGPSSCSACGHRCGSRMGKGSAPRRA; this is translated from the coding sequence ATGGAACGAAAAGTACCCGCGGCTGGATACCTTCGAAAGTCAACCAGCGGCGTAGCGAGCAACGGTCGCGAACGCCAAGAGAAATCGATTTCACAGCAAAGAACCGAGATCGAGTCGCTTGCACAGGAGAACGGCTACAAGATCGTTAGGTGGTACGCTGACCCTGGTAAGAGTGGATGGAAACGTGGTGCAGCGCGACCGGAATTCAGTCAGATGCTCGCTGATGCCGCCTCAAAAAAGGACATCGAAGCGATCGTCGTCGACAACATGGATCGATTTAGCCGCGCAAGCGTAGCCGAAGTCCAAGGAGACGCGTTGGCCCTTAAGCAAGCAGGTGTGCTGGTTATCGTAAGCGCGGCTCAGGGAACCTTCCATTTAGGAGGAGCCGGCAATGACATTGGAGAGATCATCAAATTCGTAGTCAGCGTTTGGTCGGCTAACGATTTTTGCCGCCAACTTAGCCGCCGAGTTTCTCTTAGCCGTCGCAATCGAGCGATGGAGGGGAAGCGAAGCGGCGGCATTGCTCCTTACGGAATGGAGAACGACGGCTGCGGCGGTATTCGGCCGGGCAATGCTAGCGACGTCGCGATTGTTCGCCGAATTTTCGACGAGTTTGGTAACCGTTTCCGTTCCATGAACGCGATTGCGAGTGACTTAAATCGCGAGAAAACTCCCGGGCGTCGCGGCGGCAAATGGCACGTAGCATCAATCAAGGAGTTGCTGTCCCGCCGGGCGTACGTCGGGGATTTTCAATACAACCGCCGAAAATCCGGGCAATTCTTCATCCTCGATAGTAAGGGCGACATCGTCGACGCATCGAATCGACCGAGCGACTCGCCACCGTGGAAGGAAACAGACAACGGAACGATATCTCACCTGAACCATTATGAAGCGCTCGTAGATCGGGAACTATTCGAGCGAGTTCAGTCTCGATTTGCCTCTTTCATGATGAAGGGAAGTCGACGACCACGCGATGGCGGCTATCCATTGAGCGGCGTATTGATATGCGATCATTGCGGCAAACCTATGTACGGGTGCCAGCCGACTGGTAGACCTCATCGAGTATATCGCTGTAGCACACCAGCAAAGACAGGAGTTGGGACATGTGGAACCTATGAGATTCGCGAGGAACGTATTTTGCCCACGGTTCTGAAGCTTCTCGGCGAAGAAATACGCGAATTGGAGCGGTTCTACGTTCAACCACCCGATGAGCTTGTATTCGCATCCGATCGACGCAAAGCATCGAAGGCCGCGGCGGAACAGACTCGCGTGCAACTTTTGGCCCGTATCGGGCGCGCTGAAGAGAGTCTCTTAGATTGCAGCGATCGAAGAACTCGCCAAAGCCTAGATGGCCGCATTACGACGATGCGTGACGAACTAGAGGCTCTTGAAGCATCAGTCGCTAGTTTGCCGCAGCCTAGTGCATTTAACCGTGCGGAGTTCGAGGCTCTGAGCGCTTGGTGGTCGGACTTTATAAAAAGAGCGTTACGGATGCCGGTGTCACACTGCTTGCCGGAGGTTGTTGCGACGTTCCAAGTAGAGCCTGGCGACGAACTCCCCCCAGAACTACTAGTCGAACCGCGTGTGGTAAACGAAGTTCTGCATAGCCTTGGTGCTGAGGTGCGACTTCGGTGGCATACGGAAACTGTCACAATGCGAAACGGTAAGACCCGTAATCGTCATCGATTGCACCGAGGGAGAATGCGTCTTGGCCGCAAAAAAAGCGTAACTTTTTATAGGGCTCGGCCTGCGGGCCCGAGCAGTTGCAGCGCTTGCGGGCATCGTTGCGGTAGCCGCATGGGCAAGGGTTCAGCGCCGCGACGAGCATGA